aaacacctttttttttcatgtcaTATAAGCTTTGTGAAAAACTGCAAGtaagaaaaattacaataatcTTCTCATTAAcatttgagattttaaaaatagCAAACCTGAATATCTAAAGCCTTAAAACCCCCTCATTTGATGGTCAAAAAATCATCTGTCAACCTTTCTTCAATGTTTAACCAGAAGCAGCACCACGGTTCATCCCACCTTGACGCCCACCTCTTCCACTGCCATTCTGAGAGGCCCGCTGTTGACCCTCTCCGTTGCGTCCACCTGAACCCCTGGGTCGCCCTGAAAATTCACCCTGGTTTCTGAATTCATTCCTACCATAACCCCGGCCACCACCAAAGTTCCCACGGCTCTTGAAACTGTCACTCCGGAACCCACCTCTTCCTGAAGAATACCTCCCTCTCCCAGTGTTGCCAACTGTAAGAAGCCACGCAGCATACTCagttttctttaaattattaaaaatttgctCATGTTGTCAAACAAGCTATCTTCAAGCTGTAGAAGAATAAGGTATATTTTGAACTTACCTCGGGTAGTAGTTCTCTTTTCCTCGATAGCAGCCTCACGATCCCCAATCATGATAGTTGAAGCCTGAATTCAATTCAACAAAATTCTACATTGAATATGCATATTGACTAAAAAAACCTAGACAAATAGCATCCCACGGTACAGTATACTACACATAACTAACATCAACCAACAGCTAGATCGCTCTCTTACTCTACCCTAgccaaattaaattttacattttttgtttaaaaaaaaaaaaaaaaaaagacttatacAGGTGCTTTCTTGATTTTGCATaaatggggagagagagagagagagagagagagagagggagggaggagGTAGTTAGAGGATCATATATGTTTTGCCCAAAACCAATGCCATCAACCCATTCTTGCACCTTGAAGACAAAAGGCTCAAAGCTTAAACCTCACTTGAACTTATCAAAGTTCAAGAATGCAAAAGGCCctccaaaaaaggaaaagagtttATGTAAAAGTTCTTAAGAGTGAATCTTTACCACCAATCTTAAGTTAATTTTGACTTGAGCTACATGATATATTACATAcatattttatgtttgtttCCCATAATCCTATCACAATAGAAAAGGTTCAATCTTAAGTAACAAATACAACAACCAGAAAAGCGCAGTTGAAGCAGTGAAACAGTAAAACACATTTGCAAGGGAAATCAACCATCCAGGTAGTAAAGCTAACTACTACATATATTGCATTCTATTGTTCTTACCCAGGACtcaaataatgttttttttaattggtaagttacacatgcatccAATGATTTTGAACCCACGGCCTTGCCATCCACCTTGCACTTATAAGGGAGGAGGAGCCATCCCAGCTAGAGCTCAAGGGCTCAAATAACATAGGGTTTAAACTACGTCAAAACATTTACCAACCTGAAAGTTGGCAGAAGTTTCCATGTAACTTATCAATTATATTCAAGATGTAATATTGTTGCAAAGCATTTATATAGGTTGCCTGGACAAGGTGTTATGGATAAAGGACAAAGCATCCATACACTTTAAATTTCATTTCTTCAGGTTTTAGTGCTTATTTCATATTACTATAGTTTCAATAAATCAGCAACTTGAATTCAGTATAGTTGTCTTTAGTCCCTTGATTTCTAAGACTAGCATATAGAAACCCTgattagaaatataaaaatttggtGCTGCATCATGTACCAGGTAACTGAAGTAATACCTCTTAACATCAAACAGTCactagataatttttttgaagctCATCTTAAAAAAGAATACTGGAACGAAATTTTGCATATGCAACAACAAGCAAGAGGGATAATGTATTTTGGaaactagaaaaataaataaataaataaaggatgaAATAAGCTCTACAGTTTTAGCTTTCAGtttacttaattaattaattttttttttttataaaataaattgggAGACAAGCTGAGCCTATTCAATGcaattatttttccttctttttggtTGGTATTACTTATTGCATGTATAAGGAAGTACCTCAAGAGCACTCTGCATTGAACTGATTGTTTCAAATTCTACAAAGCCAAAAGTGAATCCCTGCTGCAGGACACAAGAAATACATGACTTAAACACTGCTTCAAGAAATGCTCAGCtgtcaaaacacacaaaatactAACAGAACCAGACCTTATTACTTCTAACTTGGATGCCATTATGCTTGATAAGCCCAAATTTTTTAAACTCCTCCTCAAGTTGCATTTCTGATGCATTGTAAGGTAAATTCCGTATGTATATAGAATGACCTTCAGCTGTAAAGGACacacatgaaaatattaatAGATTTTGAAACTGGAGATATATAACAACTCTGACACAAAACTCTGACGATATAATAAATAACCTGCCAGAtttaccatgaatttaatcaatcTCTTATATCAAAATTGGAAAGAAAGGGATTACATATGGCATGGTACAAAAAAGTGTGGCCATGCAGAAATGGATTAGCAATCTATCAATTCATATCAAAATTAGTAGTTACCTTCCTCACGAACATTGCTGCTTTCAGGAGCATTGTCACTATTAGGAGCTGATGCTTCAGGTGCAGGAACAGGTTTTGCAGACCACTGACTGGTGTTTGCGGGTGCCACTCTTACATTTCTGGTGGGAACATGGACTGAATTAGATGTTGTACCCTTCATTACCTTCACCTAGATGAAACTCCAAAAGTCAACAACTTTCAAACAATGGATCAACACCAAAAGGTACAAAATTTCATGGAAAAACTATGAGTATGAACTCACAATTGACGCATAAGACTGTTTTGGAGCATCCTCCTCAGCTGCAGGAGCTGCATCAACACCTGTAGAATCAACCACTATAGGAATTTCATCTGGAATTGAATGACTTGGGGGTTCAATAATCTCATCTTCAACCACTGATCCTTCTTCATTATCTGAAGGATCACAAACTTCAGCAACATCATTAAGATCTTCCTCCTCCAAGGAAGTAGCGGGGTCCAGAGCAGGAGGTTCGGGAGCATGATCAGGTTCTTGAAAAAGAGATACAACCAGTTTCAAAATGTGAGTCTGACATGTATCTCAACATAAGTCACAAGACATAAGGAAAAAGAATCATTCCAACCTGGTTCTGGTGTCAAGGAAGCTGTAGCAATGTTTTCATTTATTCCATTGGCTGAGACAGAATTGGTTTGCAACACTTCATTTTCCTCAACAAACCTAAAGACATCATTTAAGACAAAGTAGCCTTTGTCTTGAGGAGCAAGGAAAAATGTTTGTGTGAATTTCCTTTTCAGATTGTCCTTGCCAGTTAAACATCCGGTTACTAGAACAATCACCCCTTTCTCATGAGATTCCTGAGCATCTGCAGTTTTTATCTCCGCCGTAAATTCTTCATGGTTGAAGGATAGTATCTTCTCATTGATTGCCTGCTCCGAGATGAGAAATGCAACTATTTTTATCAATCTATATTAACTACAATCATAATCTAATGCTgtcaaattaaatttaaaagattaaatgGGTTATGTATATCAAATGAGTATGAGATTGCCATTCAAGAAAACtggaaaggggaaaaaaacaacTTGAATAAAACAAACTAAGCATATTAATGGGCTGGTTTATGGAGTATAAAGTAATTTACACATCTGACAATgtgttcaaagaaaaaaaaaaagaccactTATGACTAGAACAAATTTATGCTCAACAATGAACGAGCAATCCAGCatcaaaatcatgaaaatagcatttccaaGGTCAAAGTTCTCTAAAGAAACACTTGAAGATTATCCCATGGCAGTTTAGTCATTGATGAAACCCTAAAGCAAGTTACTTCTTAGCCATTGTtgtaacaaacaaaaaaagacaaTTCATGACAAGAACAAATTTATGCCCAATAACAAACTAGTGTGTATCAAACTAACTAAGTAATCCCATTTAGCATATACATTAACAAAGGACCAACCAATCACACATACTTAATCACATACATACCAAACAACatcactattttattaaatgatCCCTTTTAATCGAATATCAACAGCCTGCCAGAAATGGGTTTTCTCCTAATGACATAATAAGTACACCAACAACACACATACTTATCTAgctacatacatacataaaggCAATATTACAATGAATAAAACACCAAATAATGTTCactaattttagttttttgttttgaaaaaaccaaaaaaagactATTCATGACAAGAACAAATTTATGCCCAATAACAAACTAATGTGTATCAAACTAACTAAGTAACCCCATTTAGCATATACATTAATAAAGTACCACCTAATCACACATACTTAATTACATATACTAAACaatgtcactattttatttaactattccTTATAATTGAATATCAACAGCCTGCCGGAAATGGGTTTTCTCCTAATGACATGAATAAGTACACCAACAACACACATACTTATTTAgctacatacatacataaaggcaatattacaatgaataaaacccaaataatgttcactaattttagttttttttttttgaaaaaaccaaaaaaaaaaaagactattcaTGACAAGAACAAATTTATGCCTAATAACAAACTAATGTGTATCAAACTAACTAAGTAACCCCATTTAGCATATACATTAACAAAGTACCACCTAATCACACATACTTAATTACATATACATACCAAACaatgtcactattttatttaactattccTTATAATCAAATATCAACAGCCCGCCCGAAATGGGTTTTCTCCTAATGACATGAATAAGTACACCAccaacacacatacataaaGGCAATACTGCAATGAATAAAACAGCTATGAACCAAATGGGGTTTCTTCAAATGACATACTTGCATGGTAGTGACCGTGGCCATAGTGCCATTAGAATCAGGACGGCTTAGAAAGCTGGAATCTTGATAAAACCTGTGCACCAAACCAGGGGATCTGTACAGTATATGATAATACTGTTCCACAAATGCATTCCCTACAAATTGAGCACTTGGAGCTcctgaactctcttcttgcattGCCATCTTCTacaaaattcaaacataaaaaCACAAACTTTATTAGTTCAATATAAaattcagcccaaaaaaaattgcaataacaTATTACAAAGTGGTTTGATTTAGCTATATGATCGGTTTGGGGGGAGATCGGAGACTAAAGAGTCGAAACCCTAAGATCCGATTGGATAGAGGGAAAAGGGTTTTGTTTTGGGGAAACTCCGCCAGCGGCGGCGGAGGAGGGAGGCGTGGGAGCGCGTGGGAATCACGCGCGGTGGAGATTTTTTTCTGGAAAGTGGGAGGTGTGTTTGTGAGCTTGAAAAGTGAGAGAGAGGTTTATTTGACTTTGTTACCGGAATGAGGAGGCGGCGGTGCGGTGGAGACTTTAcggcgagagagagagagagagagaggagatcTGACCGGAAGTGGGGGTTGTTGCGGTGTACGTAATGGGATCGCAGAGAATACAGACAAGTCAGCGAATTTTTTGGATAGTTATGGTGCTTTGTAATAAGAGAATGAAGGCTCTTTGCTCATTTAAAACGCTGCGTTTACGGCtgtggtttttttcttttttcttttttcttttttttttttctttgtagaagGTGATGTGGGCCAAGACTTAAGAGTCAATAGGCCCAAGCATTTTGTGGCTCGGCAGGTACTGCCGCCAGAGAAAATTGAGTACATGTGTCAACATCAAGACAACTAGATAGAGCtatgttttttgtttgagaaagttGATAGAGCTATGTTGAACATTACCATCCGGTaatgcaaaaaaacaaaatgcatgcgCAATTTTGCATCACCATAAaattagggatgacaattttaaTCTACTCGCCTCATTCATACTTGATAGACAGGTTTTACCCGGCCCGCATGACAAATGGGGTGAGGATGAGGGTTAACGTTTTTCCCTGCATCCTCCCCTcttatattttaacaattaatttttttttaggttttttataAGACATATATTTAAGTTTAGCTTTCTAACTTTAAATTTATGATATTGTTGTATATTGTATTTGTGAGAGAGTGGACCTAAAACCACCCTGAAGACCTTAGCCCGAAGAGGAAATCCACGGAATGGGCTTGGTCCAAGGTCCGATAAGGGATAAAAGGACCTCCCATTGAGAAGAGACCATTTGAGTTCACTGTCGAGGTAATCCGTGAAACCCATCTCTCTCGAGGAAACACGAACTAGCCGAGAAGTGATCTTTCTTTAGCGGAGGACACCCTTTATTCACCTACTTTCCTGAGGAATATGTTGAAGAACACACAGAGTCCAATGTAATAGTTACTTTCGCATTAAAGGCTTTCCTTGCCTAAATGTCAACTATATTGAATGCTGAATGACTGACCTAAATAGTGGAAATACCCCCTAAAGTCTATCTTGATGATCAAGAAATGACAGGAGAAGGTGTTGATGAGATAAGTATCCTACTAAATTCAGTTAAGAGTAAGATAGCTGGAAGAGGGGATGATGGCTATAAAAGAGGGAGGAGAGCAACAGGAGGAGAAATCTAGAAAAAACCGAAGGaagaacaagagagagaaatttaagaAGAGTCTTCTCTTTGTATTCAACCTTTAGAACCCCTCTTGGTACCTCGAGAacacactttttcatttataagAGCCTTGATTAAGTTGTTTTTACCTTCATCCATATTATTAATCTTTCCATTGTAGATTTTCGTCCCccatattttataaattagggtatgtttggtagactgtaaaaGACACTATAATGCAATTGTTATTCTTATGGTTTAACTATTCGGtggtttggttatatttttattacaaagaatagtaatctatatatatataaaaccgaaacctctgctggcaccacaattttccacgtcagcacaatatttaaaaaaaaataaaaaataaaaataaaaatataaacattataacacctcaaaaccctagcaaccttacccctctctcaagttaagaaataaaaccctagcaaccttacccctctttcaagttaagaaatataaagccatagtttctgcaaactctctctctccaaacgtaaatatcaaattcaacccctttaatttctctttatattttttagccttttatagagttatagtgagttatgctgattttgttttttgtgtatgtgtgtatagatggtcataatactccggtattccaagagaagtttgtattttcgttaattgaaggccttagagagataagtgctGCAGTTTGgaaaaacaatacaaaagacgatttcattggcagcggaaagtaattactttgtctcatatttttgttttttgaattgattttgtgtgatttttagacccttttggatcaattttgttaattgggtttttttttttttttttttttttttttttttttttttttgatagggtccaattggggaaggttctcttatcaaaaaaataagtaaCTAGATGATGTCCCACGCGATACGCAGATactttataatttcatttgacatcattttatgtattttaaGACCTACATATAATATTTATCTTTGCCCATAATATTGTTAAGtactataaattactaacccttttaagtgtattagttaaaattattttcaaatgattgtaccaataaaagtgaatgtatataaattttgtttaagtatcccgtgcatcgcacgggttagcgactagttctttatgaatagctattctttaaaatgaggaataactattcatctttaaaagggatgtaatagctattccttagcaggtgtattaatttctacaattaatatatatatttctatataaacaaactttccatatgcatataacaattatgaaaataaaaaatcataaaaaataactaatctctatttcaaatttaaaaaatattattttttaggaaatgtaattatatgagtaagatatttcctaaaatatatcttaagtttgATTTCAAATGCTTTTATTCCATTATTTTCAGCGTTCTATTATTATGTTGtcaccaaacaaatgaataataataagtattacattatagcattttatatttcttgtaaTATATATTCCTATTTCTATGTAATTACcgttacagtctaccaaacatgcccttagtTGTGTTGATCAAAAAGATCTAATCAGTTCtcatttttttagtgtttttaactCCTACagtattattgaatttattctttcatgtttttaatatttacgtcgtttatattttgtaattgttgTAGTGCtatgtttgaattgtttttgtatttcttaTTACTTGAATTGTTGTATTGTTATGCTTTGAGAAGATATTGAAAaattagaacttttttttttttattgtttcatgagttttaatttaatgcattcaaataaacttataataaattatatacaaaaaaattttgagtgtgGTGGGGGTACCCATGGCACCCATGGGTATCAGCTAGAACAAGGCGGGGGAAAAAAATCGTCCTAAATTATTCGAGGAATAGGAATCCTGCCCCATACCCACCTAGGGATGACAATGGGGTGGGGCGGGGCcaaaggatggggtcttcgttcccgccccgcatggttttgtctttccccatccccgccccgccccgcataacggggaatactttctcaccccatccccgccccttggggTCCCGCGAAGCCCCGTCCCACCCcgtaaaactctattttttgttaatttgccctacaactagtacaatttttttaatgaaacttatttcattaataaaaatatacttgaaattacaaatttatcccatcaaatcaaatcaatttttagaaaaaaattgaataatatatccaagtgtttaacaagacaatcataaaaataaaataaaaatctcatagtataacacataacaaaataaagacagaGAACCACATTggatagaataaaatatgctaacattaatatgtttgtttaaatagtaaggttttagggtatgaaaaatttacaattataatccTTAGTAATGCGGGGAGGGGTGGGgcgggtctaaaaagtctaaacccatctccgccccgccccgtggtgcagggctaaaatcttgccccattcCCGCCCCACTGCctttgcggggcggggaaaacccgcGCGGGGCGAAGCGGGAATGGGCGGGTtaagcggggcggggaaaaattgtcatccctataCCCATCCCGTTGTCATTTCTACATAAAACTacttcatttattttatattgaaaaattttagaccACAATCAATTTCACACCGATTTTCACAATTATTCGATGTGGCAAATGAATGGTAGAACAAATATTGTAGGTTCATGTAAAAGTGATAAGCAATTAGTCTAGTTTGCCACATAAGATAGTTATGAAAATAGGTGTAGAATTGGTTGTAGTCTTGAAATAACTCTATTATATTACTAACAATACACCTAATATCTTATAATCTATTTATCAATACCccatattaaaataatctaaaaagagaaaagagaaaaagattagTTTAAgtagatgagagagaaagaaattgataaataaaaaataaaataaaataaatgaggtAAAGTAGACATGTAAATATAATATACATGTCCACTATAGTACGTTGTTACTAGAAAtgcaaaataatgaaaatacatTACTGCACGTGggtggtttttatttatttatgtgatTCTTGTGTTTGGAcatctattttacattttttttttttttttgttgcttttgaaGCAAAATATGGGAATGTTTTTAGAGAATAACTAATATGCTACATTCATTTGGTGACATTTGGTTTAATGGAAGACTGAGAGGACAAAAAATACATAAAggaagagtttttgtttttttgttttgtttgtttgtttggtatgGTGAAGATGATGGAGGACAAAAAAGGGGGTGGTTGGAGTTTTACTTCCACACCCACAAAAATCCATCCTCACCAAttggagaaattatagagtccTCTGATTgaccacgtcacttgtccaccattccattaaaaaactttcacttgtttaaaattgctaagtcagtaattaatttctgtttaaaaaatttttctaactaacaattttaaacaagtggaagttttttagtggaatggtagaccacgtcacttgtccaccacgtagatcttataatttctccaccAATTGGGGGGAGAAAATGTTTGTtacatgaaatttattattttactaattgTAATCGCtatcttttctatattttctttacGTGATAAGAGCATAAtagtaaatttatttaaatcacatttttttataattttcactCCACCTTCCTCTCTACCAAATATAcatgagagaaaattgaaatattttctatcattattatactttttgcttatattttttatcatctCACTTTCctccaaaccaaacaaataagggTTAGTATTTTTGTGAATTTTCGAGAAAGAATCCTATCCATTTAAATCCTTTTAATTTAGATGTAAGACatgatatttaaataatttaatggtccttaaaaaacccatttaagcctaataaaataaatgacaGGAGCCAATTAGAGGATTTACATGAGGAGGATCTATTTTCATTTGGTGATCTTTGTTAATACCGTATTTTGTCTAGCTCTAAATTTTGATAGAAGTTTTAGCCCTGAATTAAAGGATTTCATGGTTTTAATGGTTAAACCCCATTCTTAgttgatttttatcaatttttatgttGTTGACTAAATTTGATTGAGCTTAAATTTAAATCTAACCATGTGATTagattaattttgatgttatattaaaaccataaaattcTGTGTAATTTGATTGGTCATGGGCAAAAATCAGACTTGGTTTGAATGAGATATTATTGATTGAATGAAATTGCCTATGTTGTATTTTAATTAtggaaaaagtaaataatttccTATGAAACGCATGCTAAGATTTTTAGTGTAATTTCCATGAAAAATTGGTGCTAAATATACTGTTTGGGTCTCTTTATTTGTGCATGCCATTAAGTCTTGAGCATCAAATTGATTAAGgaatttaactaatttttataaattatgtgTCCTGTTTTTATCTAGGTCCATTTACTTTGTCATATTTGGTCCATTTATTTTTATCAGATTATACATGCGATTTATGTGAAGATGAAgtcaatttcttttaattaatggacatgtcaaattttgttgtgaattATTAACTGTTGATTTAAAATCCATACAACTCTTTAAGTGCACCTTTGTTTAGGTTCTAATCATTTGCATGGATGAATTAAGGGTTGTGTCATTCATTCTTATCCAATCTCATCCTTATCTATTTCTCCTATTTACAAGGACAAAACAATCATCAGCAACTCCATCTAGaagtccctaaaaaaaaatcccataaaCATTCCCCCTTTCCCATGGTTAGAAAAGAGCCATTCCCTTTTCGGTTTTCATCTTCCAGCATCTCCAATTTCTACCTAAAAAACCCCAACAGCCAACAtcccaaaaccccaaaaaaaagtctccaaaacaatacaaaaatctCTCCTACATAACCTAAAAAACCCTTTGAAAAATCcttcatttttccatatcaCCAACATTACACCAACCCATCCAAAACCGAGAAAAATAGCCCCAAAAAACACCATAAAAATCCCCCATTTCTTCCTTTTACAACAAGAAGAAGCTCAAAACAATGACTAACCCAAAACCATtacaacaaacacaaaaagtTTCCATTTTCTTTCACAGACTCAaaggcaccaaaaaaaaattcaacatttttcataaacctGAACCcctaaacaacaacaaaacaccAACACACAACCAACTCTAAGAAGATCTCAATCACCCCAAAGATAAAACTAGAAACCCAGGAAAGCACCTTCCtttcacaaaaccaaaaaaactcCAACCTTTTTCACATACCcgaaacaaacaacaacaacatacattcaacaacaaaaaaaaggaagaaagaagataGAGCAGAGCCAAAACATTCCAACAAGATTCTTTCACTCTAATAATTGGCGAGTCCTAAGTCTATTTGCCTTTCTGTGCTCTGTTGATAGTTGAAAAATGAATAAGCTTTAGATTATGCATTGAGctaaaaatggaaagaaagatGAGAGAGTGAGAACAAAGTGAAAAAATGTTGTTAGGATGTTTTGGCTCTGCtctatcttctttctttcttatttttgttgttgaatgtATGCTGCTGTTGTTTGTtaattgttgttattgtttgttttgggtatataaaaAAGGTTggagtttttgtgttttttggttttgtgacAGAAAGGAGGGTGTTTtcttgggtttttggttttacTTTGGAGTTGATTGAGGTTTAGGATTATGAAATatgttggacttttttttttttttttttttttgaggttttgagtTTGGTGAAAGAAAAGGGGAAACTTTTTGTGTTTGTTATAGTAGTTTTTGGTTGGTCATTGTTTTGAGTTGCTTCTTGTTGTAAAAGGAAGAAATAAGGGATTTTatgaagagggggggggggtggtgttgGTTTAGGGCCACTTTTATGTGTTTTGGATGGCTTGGTGTAATGTTGGTGGTATGGAACAAGGAGTGATTTTTCAAAGGGTTTTCTAGGTTATTTAAGAAGAGGTTTATGTATTGTTTTGGAGACTTTTGCTTGGGATTTTGGGATGTTGGATGTTGGCTGTTGGGGTTTTTCAGGTAGAATTTGGGATGTTGGaagatgaaaattgaaaaaggtaGGTTCACTTCAAGATGTGGGAAATGAGGGAATGTTTATGGGATTTTTTTTGGCTCCCAAATGTGGCGACTGGTGATTGTTTTGTTCTTGTGAATAGGATAAATGGACATATTTATATGAGGCTCTCCTGGGATTTAAGACTGAATAAGGATGAGATTGGATAGGAATGAATGACATAACCCTTAATTCATCAATGCAAAGAATTAGAACTAAACTACACTGCACTTAAAAGAGCTGTATGGACTTTAAATCATTCGTTAATAATTCActaacaaaatttgacatgccCATTAACTAAAAGAAATTGAGTTCATCTTATCATAAATCACATGAAAACGGGAcacaaaatttatgaaaatcagttaaatttcttaatgaatTTGATGCACAAAACTTAATGGCATGCTCAAATAAAGAGACCCCAAAAGGTATATTTAGTACCAATTTTTCATGGAAATTACACTAAAATCTTAgcaattatttacttttttcacAATTAAAATGCAACATGGGTCATTCGGTGATATCTCATTCAAACCAAGTCTGATTTTTGCCCATGTTCAATCAAATTACACAGAATTACATGGTTTTAaatataacatcaaaattaatcaaatcacaTGGTTAGATTTCAATTT
The Quercus lobata isolate SW786 chromosome 10, ValleyOak3.0 Primary Assembly, whole genome shotgun sequence DNA segment above includes these coding regions:
- the LOC115962891 gene encoding nuclear transport factor 2 isoform X2, translated to MAMQEESSGAPSAQFVGNAFVEQYYHILYRSPGLVHRFYQDSSFLSRPDSNGTMATVTTMQAINEKILSFNHEEFTAEIKTADAQESHEKGVIVLVTGCLTGKDNLKRKFTQTFFLAPQDKGYFVLNDVFRFVEENEVLQTNSVSANGINENIATASLTPEPEPDHAPEPPALDPATSLEEEDLNDVAEVCDPSDNEEGSVVEDEIIEPPSHSIPDEIPIVVDSTGVDAAPAAEEDAPKQSYASIVKVMKGTTSNSVHVPTRNVRVAPANTSQWSAKPVPAPEASAPNSDNAPESSNVREEAEGHSIYIRNLPYNASEMQLEEEFKKFGLIKHNGIQVRSNKGFTFGFVEFETISSMQSALEASTIMIGDREAAIEEKRTTTRVGNTGRGRYSSGRGGFRSDSFKSRGNFGGGRGYGRNEFRNQGEFSGRPRGSGGRNGEGQQRASQNGSGRGGRQGGMNRGAASG
- the LOC115962891 gene encoding nuclear transport factor 2 isoform X1, which codes for MAMQEESSGAPSAQFVGNAFVEQYYHILYRSPGLVHRFYQDSSFLSRPDSNGTMATVTTMQAINEKILSFNHEEFTAEIKTADAQESHEKGVIVLVTGCLTGKDNLKRKFTQTFFLAPQDKGYFVLNDVFRFVEENEVLQTNSVSANGINENIATASLTPEPEPDHAPEPPALDPATSLEEEDLNDVAEVCDPSDNEEGSVVEDEIIEPPSHSIPDEIPIVVDSTGVDAAPAAEEDAPKQSYASIVKVMKGTTSNSVHVPTRNVRVAPANTSQWSAKPVPAPEASAPNSDNAPESSNVREEAEGHSIYIRNLPYNASEMQLEEEFKKFGLIKHNGIQVRSNKQGFTFGFVEFETISSMQSALEASTIMIGDREAAIEEKRTTTRVGNTGRGRYSSGRGGFRSDSFKSRGNFGGGRGYGRNEFRNQGEFSGRPRGSGGRNGEGQQRASQNGSGRGGRQGGMNRGAASG